TGAAGCGTTTCCATTAAATGACATGTGCCAAGCGTTTTCTAGCTATCCGTCATCGACaatgtttgttgttcaaaGTGGTGTGGTAAAGTTCAAGCTATTTACTCGAAGTTTTCATAGTTTTTCGCGCTTTTACAGCATTGCAAACAGTCACAAAGTTGTAGGATTTAATTTACCATTATGTGTCACATATGTCCAACGTACTACGGCCGTGTGGTCACCAGGCACGAACGGTCTTCTCAGCGGTTCTTCAGtggtaaacaacaacaatcacaatATTGTGCAAACGCGATGGAATTCCACCGATGAACAATCTTCCCGGCAACGGATTCGCAAGCCTCTTACGCTTATGGATTTCCCGCAACTGGTGTGGCCTTCGGTGATAAAAACCATCCGCAACTGGATAATGGTTCACTTCATTATCAGACCGTACTTTGACCGCGAGTTTGCACTTCCCGATTTCATCCAAGGAGCGAAACAAGCACTGCAGGTGTGCCATTTGTCACAGATAATAATGTACAGACATGCTAAATGGTCATATAACTGAGCTTGAATCAATTATTATAGGTGGTATCTTCATCGCTTGCCGGAGGAGAGGTAAAACAACTAGAAGGACTGGTTGACCGAGCCGCGTTAAATGACCTAAAGCAGTCGATTGCTAAAATGTCCGTTGCCGAACGCTATGACATACAAGTGGAAAAGGAAGATGTATACTTCTCGTTTCCTTACCAAGTTGGCGTCATGTTCGACGAATCGAACGATGATAGTCAGAAACGGTTCGTCGAAATTACGATGGTTTTTCACGTGCTCAGAGGTCTTAAAGGGATGATTGAACGTGGTGAAACAGTTCCGCTGAATGTTGGGTAAACAGATTTGATGCTTTTGTGGACGTACagatttaaacaatttctgATCATTATATCTTTCTCGCACAGCGTTCTTCCAGAGTTCCGGGACAAAATAAGCATCTGCAACTATCGATTTATCAAGGAATTTACCAAAGGCGTCGACTCGGACTGGACTGTGAACGTAGTGAACCATTTCAAGCCAAGTGACTACGTCGAAGAATGACCGCACCAATCGGTTCAtgtacaacacaaaacacctcAATCAGGAATACGATGGGAACCAGCGCCGCAAATGCGTCCTGAATGTAGAAACAATAAAGAAGACAAAAGTTCAGGTCCTCCCTGAGGATGTTGAttagtgaagcaaaaaaaaagataagtgGCTATTCTAGTATTTTCGCCGATAAGAAACTGAAGACAATACTGTGATAACGCTGCTAATGAGTTGTTCAGCAAAATATTAAACTGGCCCTATCCAGCTTCGTAACATGTATGGTGATTGAATATTACTTGTGAATTTCCGTTTATCTATGTTTTCAACCAAACCAGTTTcatgttgaataattttgaCGAAAACTTATCTTTGTGACCTAGAACAGTCACACAGTTCATCAAACCGGTACGGGAGCAGAGTAATACATGGTTGTCCTTATCAATCGCTACCCAAGTCCAAGGACTGCTCTTTGAAGGCAGTAGAAACGGACCACGAAGAGCAGCAGATGGCCAGATTTGAGTTGTAATGTAATGTGTTTGGACTAGCTCTATTACACCCACTACAAGTACATTTGCGGTTCATTGAATTGCAAGTCGAACAAGTCAGTTCTTGCGTCATTTACTTGCGACGTCTGGCTAGATTAATCGTATCAGAAACATCACCTGTCGACGGATGGACACATACAGTGCGGCCCAGTTCCGCCTAGAATAATCGTACGCGTAGTGCATTATCTTGCAATTGTTGCCACTATTGCTGATAGTAATCATCGCCAAGATGCGTAATTAtagtaaatatatatatttatcatCGTACGCCTTCTCATGCGCAACGATCGTGACTGAAGAAGACCGCTGGAAGCTCTTGAAAGGCTATAGCAAGGACAAACATTTCTAAACATGATTACAACACAACGGCTAGTCACACAATCTTTGCGAATGTGTGACCCACTAACGACACGCGTCTAGTGGTGTACGGAATATTATgtactttcttttttgcttagGAACTGTCCAGCTACAGTTACAAGTAGACGCGGGTGAGTTTCACTTTACTTGGAACACTGCGAAAGCCACAATGAAATGAGTTTTTGCACTAGCATATTTGCTCAAGGGACAGCTGTAATGGAAAGTACTGTGATGGATCTTtgcaagcaacaaaacaaacacaccaactcACTGATTATGTCTTCCGCGAGCCTACATGGAACGAACACCATCAACATCAGCTGTATATTCTCCCGACCACACCGACCGGTGATAATGTTCCTCTCTGGAGCTGATAAGAAACACGCCGTGGGTCCTCCGTTGTGGGAATGAGCCCAGTACCGGCCGGGCTGTTTCAATTCGTCCTAACGCCTCGTACCGAGCAGTTGTGCGGTTCCGTTGCTTCGTGGCTCATTTAAACCACCGAAACCGGCATTCAAGCCACCAAGCCACCGGGTGGCGTAGTGAGCAGTTTGTGCAGTTTCTGGTTAGTGTCACTTCAAAGGGTAAAAATAGTACCAACCATCTGT
This Anopheles marshallii chromosome 3, idAnoMarsDA_429_01, whole genome shotgun sequence DNA region includes the following protein-coding sequences:
- the LOC128716291 gene encoding m-AAA protease-interacting protein 1, mitochondrial, which produces MFVVQSGVVKFKLFTRSFHSFSRFYSIANSHKVVGFNLPLCVTYVQRTTAVWSPGTNGLLSGSSVVNNNNHNIVQTRWNSTDEQSSRQRIRKPLTLMDFPQLVWPSVIKTIRNWIMVHFIIRPYFDREFALPDFIQGAKQALQVVSSSLAGGEVKQLEGLVDRAALNDLKQSIAKMSVAERYDIQVEKEDVYFSFPYQVGVMFDESNDDSQKRFVEITMVFHVLRGLKGMIERGETVPLNVGVLPEFRDKISICNYRFIKEFTKGVDSDWTVNVVNHFKPSDYVEE